The Daucus carota subsp. sativus chromosome 9, DH1 v3.0, whole genome shotgun sequence genome window below encodes:
- the LOC108203824 gene encoding uncharacterized protein LOC108203824, translating into MDRSWLRADRRTKEFQRGVNDLLLFAYGNGYTEEKISCPCTRCAHSKSWKAQTVKHHLFQYGIDQTYTRWIWHGESNLVESPVPTETGSTSESINQFSTGMDIPEDHEDDISSDYSDFVNHVKGEHQPLYPGCESYTKLKALVKLYNLKAKHGMSDACFSDVLLLIGSMLPEGNNIPSSFTEAKKTLCSLGMGYEKIHACPNDCLLYRGERDEDETTCRICKASRWKVNRKGEELEGVPAKVLWYFPLIPRLRNLFSTLHIAKEMTWHDTGRQKDGKMRHPADSKTWKDVDQNWPDFASETRNLRLALSADGFNPFHGNRTDHSTWPVLLSIYNLPPWLCMKRRYIMLCLLISGPIESGNDIDVYLQPLIEDLQELWRGKQVYDAYKEESFILRGILLWTISDYPALGNLSGNVVKGYNACTVCIDQTKATRLVNYRKTVVMRHRRWLPRHHPYRKQKSAFDNTIEKEGCSYSINWRASFSKSTTSEESCLW; encoded by the coding sequence ATGGATAGGTCATGGTTACGAGCTGATAGAAGAACGAAAGAGTTTCAAAGAGGCGTTAATGATTTATTGTTGTTTGCATATGGAAATGGGTATACCGAAGAAAAGATTAGTTGTCCCTGCACAAGGTGCGCACATAGTAAATCATGGAAAGCTCAAACAGTTAAACATCATCTTTTTCAATACGGTATCGATCAAACTTATACACGTTGGATATGGCACGGGGAGTCAAATTTAGTAGAAAGTCCTGTACCGACTGAAACAGGAAGTACTTCAGAATCTATTAATCAATTTTCCACAGGAATGGATATACCTGAGGACCATGAAGATGATATTTCTTCAGATTATTCAGATTTTGTCAACCATGTTAAAGGTGAACATCAGCCACTTTATCCCGGATGTGAGAGTTACACTAAGTTAAAAGCTTTAGTTAAGTTGTACAATTTGAAAGCGAAGCATGGTATGTCTGATGCATGCTTCTCTGATGTTCTACTACTAATTGGGTCTATGCTCCCGGAAGGAAACAATATTCCTTCTTCCTTCACTGAAGCGAAAAAAACCTTATGTTCATTAGGAATGGGGTATGAAAAGATACACGCATGTCCGAATGATTGTTTATTATACCGTGGTGAGAGAGATGAGGATGAGACTACATGTCGTATATGTAAGGCCTCTAGATGGAAAGTGAATCGGAAAGGAGAGGAACTGGAAGGGGTACCTGCTAAGGTTTTATGGTATTTTCCGTTGATACCGAGATTAAGAAATTTATTCAGTACACTGCACATTGCAAAAGAAATGACTTGGCATGACACTGGGCGACAAAAGGATGGTAAAATGAGGCATCCAGCTGACTCAAAAACATGGAAGGATGTCGACCAAAACTGGCCCGATTTTGCATCAGAGACCAGGAACCTTCGACTAGCTTTATCTGCTGATGGTTTCAATCCCTTTCATGGAAACCGTACTGATCACTCAACCTGGCCTGTTTTGCTATCAATTTACAACCTTCCTCCCTGGCTTTGTATGAAGAGAAGATATATTATGCTCTGTTTATTGATATCAGGACCAATTGAATCAGGAAATGATATCGACGTGTACCTTCAACCACTTATAGAAGATTTACAAGAGTTGTGGCGAGGGAAACAAGTGTACGACGCATATAAGGAAGAATCTTTCATACTTAGGGGCATTTTATTATGGACAATAAGTGATTATCCAGCCTTAGGGAACTTGTCGGGAAACGTCGTTAAAGGTTATAATGCTTGTACTGTATGCATTGATCAAACAAAAGCTACCAGGCTTGTTAATTACCGCAAGACGGTGGTCATGAGGCATCGGAGGTGGTTGCCCCGTCATCATCCATATAGAAAGCAAAAATCAGCTTTTGATAACACTATAGAGAAGGAGGGGTGCTCCTATTCCATTAACTGGAGAGCAAGTTTTTCAAAGAGTACAACATCTGAGGAGTCATGTCTTTGGTAA
- the LOC135149230 gene encoding uncharacterized protein LOC135149230, with amino-acid sequence MKLPDGFCSNIKNLVNMEKLRLVGMKSHDCHTILHHLLPISIRSVLQKEVRCTIIKFCLFFKAICSKVIDIDKLEKIQSQLVETLCQLEKHFPPSFFDVMIHLSIHLVREVKLCGPIFLRWMYPFERYMKTFKGYVRNPAHPEGCIAEAYVAEEAVECLVNFEEATIGLPRNPRQEQNDGRPLSGATMIKPINHDLHLAHLCFLQNSNDIRPYFEEHMASLMTRFKHHENDEVWLKNKQNDTFPTWFRKKIESELLDEHNTITDEIRWMAEGPNKIVPTFSVYKINGVTYSTKERDDKRQVQCSGVCVVADTMLVQGKHVKQVCYIEDPLEKNWSVVLKLPEKNYYDHCDDENDGSVEIELENELHVPTFPNDDEHDEEKASYMRDEEEWIQLS; translated from the exons ATGAAGTTACCGGATGGATTTTGTTCAAATATCAAGAATCTGGTAAATATGGAAAAATTACGACTTGTTGGAATGAAATCACATGATTGTCACACGATATTGCATCATTTGCTTCCAATTTCCATTCGATCAGTACTGCAAAAAGAAGTCAGGTGCACAATTATTAAGTTTTGTCTCTTCTTCAAGGCAATTTGTAGTAAAGTCATCGATATAGATAAATTGGAAAAAATCCAATCTCAGTTGGTGGAAACATTATGCCAGCTTGAAAAACACTTCCCTCCCTCCTTCTTTGATGTGATGATCCATCTCTCAATTCATCTCGTGAGAGAGGTTAAGCTTTGCGGGCCAATATTCCTACGTTGGATGTATCCTTTCGAAAGATACATGAAGACGTTTAAGGGATATGTACGGAATCCAGCTCATCCTGAAGGATGTATTGCCGAGGCATATGTTGCCGAAGAGGCCGTCGagtgtttggtaaattttgaaGAAGCTACCATTGGATTGCCGCGAAATCCTAGGCAAGAGCAGAATGATGGCAGGCCCTTATCTGGTGCAACTATGATAAAGCCAATCAATCACGACTTGCACCTAGCACACTTGTGTTTTTTGCAAAACAGTAATGACATAAGGCCATATTTTGA GGAGCATATGGCATCTTTGATGACGAGATTCAAACACCATGAAAATGATGAAGTCTGGCTAAAAAATAAGCAAAATGATACATTCCCCACATGGTTCAGGAAAAAg ATTGAATCAGAATTGTTGGACGAACACAATACTATAACTGACGAGATAAGGTGGATGGCAGAAGGCCCGAACAAGATTGTGCCTACATTTAGCGTATATAAAATCAATGGTGTTACTTATAGCACGAAGGAGCGTGATGATAAACGGCAAGTTCAGTGCAGTGGTGTTTGTGTGGTTGCAGATACAATGCTTGTGCAGG GTAAACATGTTAAGCAAGTATGTTACATTGAGGATCCTCTTGAAAAAAATTGGTCTGTTGTGTTGAAATTACCGGAAAAGAACTACTATGACCACTGTGATGACGAAAATGATGGATCGGTAGAAATAGAACTTGAGAATGAGTTACATGTGCCAACGTTCCCGAATGATGACGAACATGACGAGGAAAAAGCTAGTTATATGAGGGACGAAGAAGAATGGATCCAACTTTCATG